A genome region from Glycine max cultivar Williams 82 chromosome 5, Glycine_max_v4.0, whole genome shotgun sequence includes the following:
- the LOC100788653 gene encoding uncharacterized protein gives MVCEDSSSQTAPSPELFRIASSSSSAESNFRELDDAFLQTQTRIWLGEVLQIRLDEQLIISELLADGELLFQVSKVVWKLLLAKHMELRHIKAYKIQPFASKKNIARYRPYSNVDSFLKICKILGLTGVDLFSPSDVVERRNTRKVCMCIRSFSKKSRSMNINVPDFDIVTCMVAMPKDLVGCRRRSIELSHSILADSSGSYYLQKHERRKSRQGYPITDSTKDYETYSDQSGNTENKPLVLQFDDLHTDDLYDYSSDINNSIASPMVEHVYLPEELDQLDIQNQRRNEIFNDDFELLCSMESLQYHCSEDIEHDCELTWSSSPTSGDLHADLIDMTSHLDTGMEQVQESRSIMDFDYFEHVSLSSNASVIVTPKNDKTPGKRDASLLTKDRKDTDLFNEENSTPNVYQSASSHGSNPTPQTAENGKLFEIGDDNEALLVACMNCYSREVLNLGDQVDAQNNFKNIESFKVHSDKNGQWDKIKEEHESQGIVKCKDMLYQIISSAGYSYSVKKFEETETLLYSPGCYFCNTNSLDGIVPHSNEASSTSLKMFLAYEERDSQLDLDNASCYQSQESLSCQSYDLPESCKWDQKGKCAITSYKDEKSSHILEDGSREEITPCKQKASEVLMSTVVKLDTDGKELSIDSLALASNALAADDCEKCSTLGDDPNDFFKGDTTEDNEEQGQRVLDMLTNGVVVPANCDDDIPSPESCINSKLELNGDHQACQYEKDPVYRSEHTRVVHLKKEIKPEDERVHIFENLAGTEEEGKEIPKAKPQKRLLLRSVLGGAAAVGLLFMIMHLRRNGGEKAPQPSMASSHKGKEKIQKKSTRKVKRSTTKGVYPAERIKLK, from the exons ATGGTTTGTGAGGATTCCTCATCGCAAACTGCTCCATCACCCGAACTCTTCAGAATCgcttcgtcttcttcttctgcCGAATCCAACTTTCGTGAACTTGATGATGCATTCCTCCAG ACTCAAACGAGAATCTGGCTAGGAGAAGTGTTGCAGATAAGACTAGATGAGCAACTCATTATATCAGAACTACTTGCTGATGGAGAATTGCT GTTTCAAGTATCAAAAGTGGTGTGGAAATTGCTGTTGGCAAAGCATATGGAGTTAAGGCATATTAAAGCATACAAAATCCAGCCATTTGCTTCTAAGAAAAACATTGCGAGATACAGGCCTTATTCTAATGTTGATTCATTTCTGAAG ATTTGCAAAATTTTGGGATTGACTGGCGTTGACCTCTTCTCTCCATCAGATGTAGTTGAGAGAAGAAATACTCGAAAAGTTTGCATGTGTATACGCTCATTCTCCAAAAAATCTAGATCTATGAATATAAAT GTTCCAGATTTTGACATTGTGACCTGTATGGTGGCCATGCCCAAGGATTTGGTTGGATGCAGGCGTAGAAGCATAGAGCTATCACACAGCATCCTTGCTGATTCCTCCGGTAGCTATTACTTACAAAAGcatgaaagaagaaaatctaGACAG GGTTACCCCATTACAGACTCCACCAAAGATTATGAGACATATTCAGATCAATCTGGGAATACAGAAAACAAACCTCTAGTGCTTCAATTTGATGACTTACATACTGATGACTTGTATGATTATTCATCAGACATAAACAACAGCATAGCCTCTCCAATGGTTGAACATGTTTATTTGCCCGAAGAGTTAGATCAATTGGACATCCAAAACCAACGgagaaatgaaatatttaatgatgACTTTGAGTTGCTATGTTCAATGGAATCATTGCAATATCATTGCTCTGAGGATATAGAGCATGATTGTGAGCTGACTTGGTCATCATCTCCTACCAGTGGGGATTTACATGCCGACCTTATTGATATGACATCTCATTTAGATACTGGAATGGAACAAGTCCAAGAAAGTAGAAGTATTATGGACTTTGATTACTTTGAGCATGTGTCGTTAAGCAGTAATGCTTCTGTCATTGTAACTCCTAAGAATGACAAAACACCAGGTAAAAGGGATGCTAGCTTGCTAACAAAAGATAGGAAGGACACTGATCTGTTTAATGAAGAAAATAGTACACCAAATGTATATCAAAGTGCCAGCTCTCATGGTTCAAATCCAACTCCACAGACTGCTGAAAATggtaaattatttgaaattggtGATGACAATGAGGCTCTGCTAGTAGCTTGCATGAACTGTTATTCAAGGGAAGTGCTGAACTTGGGAGATCAAGTCGATGCACAGAACAATTTTAAGAATATTGAGTCTTTCAAAGTGCACAGTGACAAGAATGGTCAATGGgacaagataaaagaagaacaTGAATCTCAAGGCATAGTAAAATGTAAGGACATGCTGTATCAAATCATTTCTAGCGCAGGATATTCTTATTCTGTAAAGAAATTTGAGGAAACTGAGACTTTGTTATATTCACCTGGTTGTTACTTCTGCAATACTAATTCTCTAGATGGAATTGTTCCTCATAGCAATGAAGCTAGCTCAACTTCACTGAAAATGTTTCTAGCATATGAAGAGAGAGATTCTcaacttgatttggataatgcTAGTTGCTACCAATCTCAGGAGTCACTGTCCTGTCAGTCTTATGATTTACCTGAGTCTTGTAAATGGGATCAGAAAGGAAAATGTGCTATAACATCATATAAAGATGAGAAAAGTTCGCATATTTTGGAGGATGGATCGCGTGAGGAAATTACACCTTGCAAACAAAAAGCTTCTGAAGTCTTAATGTCAACTGTTGTTAAGTTGGACACTGATGGTAAAGAGCTAAGCATTGACTCTCTGGCTCTGGCCTCAAATGCTCTAGCTGCTGATGACTGTGAAAAATGTTCCACTCTTGGGGATGACCCTAATGATTTCTTCAAAGGTGACACAACTGAAGACAATGAAGAGCAAGGTCAGAGAGTGCTAGATATGTTAACCAATGGAGTTGTAGTTCCTGCCAACTGTGATGATGACATACCAAGTCCTGAATCTTGTATAAACTCAAAACTTGAATTGAATGGTGATCATCAAGCATGTCAATATGAAAAGGATCCTGTTTATCGTTCAGAACATACTCGTGTGGTGCATCTTAAA aaagaaataaaaccAGAAGATGAGAGGGTGcacatatttgaaaatttagcTGGAACAGAAGAGGAAGGTAAAGAAATACCAAAAGCAAAACCTCAAAAGAGGCTACTGCTAAGATCAGTATTGGGTGGTGCAGCTGCTGTTGGTTTGTTATTCATGATTATGCACCTAAG GAGGAATGGCGGGGAAAAAGCTCCACAACCAAGTATGGCATCTAGTCATAAAGGCAAAGAGAAGATTCAGAAAAAATCTACTCGGAAAGTAAAGAGAAGTACAACGAAGGGGGTTTATCCCGCTGAAAGGATCAAGTTAAAGTGA
- the LOC100789188 gene encoding phosphatidylinositol 4-phosphate 5-kinase 1, which translates to MQETLLTLPLSHHEDIHIRAKKKKPQQHHHKPGSDNSHPTRVSRRVSPAVSPSSGGEKSLPNGDIYSGALSGNAPHGTGKYLWSDGCMYEGEWRKGKACGKGRFSWPSGATYEGEFKSGRIDGFGSFIGVDGDMYRGSWVADRKHGFGEKRYGNGDVYEGWWRCNLQEGEGRYTWRNGNEYVGEWRGGVISGKGVLVWANGNRYEGYWENGVPVGKGVFTWCDGSTCAGNWGKEFVEEAREEKMKRSSVDGCKSVSFPRICIWELDGEAGDITCDIVHNAEASMFYRDGTSTTTTGESENGGDNKSLCWSLDGTAGGDVKKPGQTVSRGHKNYDLILNLQLGIRYTVVKHASIVRELRPGDFDPKEKFWTRFPPEGSKFTPQHHSVDFRWKDYCPMVFRHLRELFAIDPADYMLAICGSDTLREMSSPGKSGSIFYLTQDDRFIIKTVKKSEVKVLIRMLPSYYQHVCQYKNSLVTAFLGVHCVKPVGGQKTRFIVMGNVFCSEYRIHKRFDLKGSSHGRTTDKPREEIDENTTLKDLDLNFVFRLEQSWFQELIWQLDRDCEFLEAEGIMDYSLLIGLHFRDDCSVDEMKSSPRSSHSGKRDMLDDEMLTCRGPLIRLGMNMPARAESVCKTGLDHQTISGSINSESNSQISDVILYFGIIDILQDYDISKKIEHAYKSLQVDSASISAVDPKLYSKRFRDFIHRIFVEDK; encoded by the exons ATGCAAGAGACCCTCCTCACTCTCCCTCTCTCCCACCACGAAGACATCCACATTCGCGCCAAGAAGAAGAAACCGCAACAGCATCATCACAAACCGGGAAGCGACAACAGCCACCCCACTCGCGTATCGCGGCGCGTGAGCCCGGCGGTGTCTCCGTCCTCCGGCGGCGAGAAGTCCCTCCCGAACGGCGACATCTACAGCGGCGCCCTGTCGGGGAACGCGCCGCACGGCACCGGCAAGTACCTCTGGTCCGATGGGTGCATGTACGAGGGCGAGTGGCGGAAGGGCAAGGCTTGCGGCAAAGGGAGATTCTCCTGGCCCTCTGGTGCCACCTACGAGGGCGAATTCAAGTCGGGTCGAATAGACGGGTTCGGATCCTTCATTGGCGTCGACGGCGACATGTACAGAGGCTCCTGGGTCGCCGACCGAAAGCACGGCTTCGGCGAGAAAAGATACGGTAACGGTGACGTGTACGAAGGTTGGTGGAGGTGCAACCTGCAAGAGGGTGAAGGGAGGTACACGTGGCGGAACGGGAACGAGTACGTCGGGGAGTGGAGGGGTGGTGTTATTTCGGGGAAGGGGGTTCTGGTTTGGGCGAATGGGAACCGTTACGAAGGGTATTGGGAGAATGGCGTCCCTGTGGGTAAGGGTGTTTTCACATGGTGTGACGGGAGCACGTGCGCCGGGAACTGGGGGAAGGAGTTTGTGGAAGAGGCACGTGAGGAGAAGATGAAGAGGTCTTCGGTGGATGGCTGTAAGAGTGTGAGTTTTCCCAGGATTTGCATTTGGGAGCTCGACGGTGAAGCTGGGGACATAACTTGTGACATTGTTCACAATGCGGAGGCTTCTATGTTTTACAGGGATGGTACTTCTACTACTACTACTGGTGAATCTGAGAATGGTGGAGATAATAAGAGTCTTTGTTGGTCTCTTGATGGTACTGCCGGTGGGGATGTTAAGAAGCCTGGTCAAACTGTGTCCAGAGGGCACAAGAATTATGATCTCATCCTTAATCTTCAACTGGGTATTAg GTACACTGTTGTCAAGCATGCTTCTATTGTGAGAGAGCTTAGGCCAGGGGATTTTGATCCTAAGGAGAAGTTCTGGACGAGGTTCCCACCGGAAGGGTCTAAGTTTACACCCCAGCATCATTCAGTGGACTTCAGGTGGAAAGACTATTGTCCCATGGTGTTCAG ACATCTAAGGGAATTATTTGCCATAGATCCTGCGGATTACATGCTTGCTATTTGTGGAAGTGACACACTTAGGGAGATGTCTTCTCCGGGCAAAAGTGGAAGCATCTTTTATCTCACTCAAGACGACCGCTTCATAATTAAGACCGTCAAGAAGTCTGAAGTCAAG GTGCTCATAAGGATGCTTCCAAGTTACTACCAACATGTTTGTCAGTACAAGAACTCTTTGGTGACGGCATTCCTGGGCGTGCATTGTGTCAAACCTGTTGGAGGTCAAAAG ACCCGGTTTATTGTAATGGGCAATGTGTTTTGCTCGGAGTACCGGATCCACAAGAGGTTTGACCTCAAAGGTTCTTCTCATGGTCGAACAACGGATAAGCCAAGGGAGGAGATTGATGAGAATACCACTCTCAAAGACCTTGATCTTAATTTTGTCTTTCGCCTCGAACAGTCTTGGTTTCAAGAGCTTATATG GCAACTTGATAGAGACTGCGAGTTCCTGGAGGCAGAGGGTATCATGGATTACAGTCTTCTAATTGGCCTGCATTTTCGTGATGATTGCTCAGTTGATGAAATGAAAAGTTCACCACGCAGTTCACATTCAG GCAAGAGAGACATGCTTGATGATGAGATGCTCACATGCCG GGGACCTCTAATTCGGTTGGGAATGAACATGCCTGCCAGAGCTGAGAGTGTGTGCAAGACTGGATTGGATCACCAAACAATTAGTGGAAGTATCAATTCAGAGAGTAATAGCCAAATCTCTGATGTAATCCTCTACTTTGGAATCATTGACATTCTCCAAGACTATGATATTAGTAAAAAGATTGAACATGCATACAAGTCACTACAAGTGGACTCCGCCTCTATCTCAGCTGTTGATCCCAAGCTATACTCTAAAAGGTTTAGGGATTTCATTCACAGAATCTTTGTAGAGGATAAATGA